In a single window of the Nicotiana tomentosiformis chromosome 8, ASM39032v3, whole genome shotgun sequence genome:
- the LOC138897578 gene encoding uncharacterized protein translates to MVTIGGYETRVDALLLNMVGFDVILGMDWLSLYHAILDYHAKTMMLAMPELPRLEWRGSLDHVPSRVVSFLKVQRMVEKGCLAYLAFMRDVSADTHAVESVSIVREFLDVFSVDLPGMPPDRDIKFGIDFVPGTQPISITPYHMEPVELKELKKQLQELLNKDLSGLPGGSLATLEDHTPDFEGEEAIC, encoded by the exons atgGTTACcattgggggttatgagactagagttgatgccttattgctcaacatggtgggttttgatgtaattttaggcatggattggttgtcactatatcacgctattcttgattatcacgctaagaccatgatgttggctatgccagagTTGCcgaggttagagtggagaggatccctggatcatgttcctagtagagtggtATCTTTTCTGAAGgttcaacggatggttgagaaggggtgtttggcgtatttggccttcatgagagatgttagtgctgatactcatGCTGTTGAGTCAGTTTCAATAGTGAGGGAGTTCCTAGATGTGTTTTCTGTagacctaccaggcatgccacccgacagggatattaaatttggtattgattttgtaccgggcactcaacccatctctattacACCATATCACATGGaaccagtagagttgaaggagttgaagaaacagttgcaggagttgcttaataaggatttatcaggccta CCAGGAGGATCATTAGCAACACTTGAGGATCATACTCCAGATTTTGAGGgggaagaagctatatgctaa